One window of the Anomaloglossus baeobatrachus isolate aAnoBae1 chromosome 12, aAnoBae1.hap1, whole genome shotgun sequence genome contains the following:
- the MINDY1 gene encoding ubiquitin carboxyl-terminal hydrolase MINDY-1 produces MEPSGNEMDMDQKGKVEAAPITSLQAESCEAAACEKTQETELQAMETDARDGSLSEERAERSRETPEEQETSGSSYSSSYSTTRPSDSLSEGGADDGNCQSTPELGKSSQMSTSAESEPPGSHQTSTDHTKTENSSLQNLLCASVSVSPCEEALEPGASKPAGNEASGTDYYFVKWINWKGERTPVITQSENGPCPLIAIMNILFLRWKVKLPPQKELITAEELMAHLGDCILSIQPQENSEALQLNFQQNVNDAMTVLSKLSTGLDVNVRFTGVSDFEYTPECIVFDLLSIPLYHGWLVDPQSAETVQAVGKLSYNQLVEKIITCKHSSDPNHVTEGLLAEQYLESSAAQLTYHGLCELMAAVKEGELSVFFRNNHFSTLIKHKGHLYLLVTDQGFLQEEKVIWESLHNVEGDSSFCDSDFHLTQHLEKDAAYSSPQQRQVDQDYMIALSLQQQQQGPLPMSDLELARQLQKEEYQQQLPPAQAPPQSPQQARPQSSGRPASERRQRQKESDCVLL; encoded by the exons ATGGAGCCATCAGGGAATGAAATGGACATGGATCAAAAAGGAAAGGTAGAAGCCGCACCCATCACGAgtctgcaggcggaaagctgtgaggCTGCCGCTTGTGAGAAGACGCAGGAGACGGAGTTACAAGCGATGGAGACAGACGCTCGAGATGGAAGCCTGTCGGAGGAAAGAGCGGAGAGGAGTCGAGAGACACCGGAGGAGCAGGAGACCTCTGGGtccagttacagcagcagttacagcaccACCCGGCCTAGTGACAGCCTGTCCGAGGGAGGAGCAGACGATGGGAACTGCCAGTCCACTCCAGAACTGGGAAAATCCAGCCAGATGTCCACTTCAGCAGAATCCGAGCCACCGGGGAGTCACCAGACGTCAACCGATCACACGAAGACTGAGAACTCATCGCTGCAGAATCTCTTGTGTGCCAGCGTTAGCGTCAGCCCCTGCGAAGAGGCATTAGAGCCCGGAGCGTCAAAGCCAGCCGGAAATGAAGCCTCAGGGACGGACTATTACTTTGTGAAGTGGATAAATTGGAAGGGAGAACGGACACCGGTGATCACACAGAGCGAGAATGGACCCTGCCCCCTGATTGCCATTATGAATATCTTGTTTTTGCGTTGGAAG GTGAAACTCCCTCCTCAGAAGGAGCTGATCACAGCGGAGGAGCTGATGGCACATCTCG GTGATTGCATCCTGTCCATTCAGCCGCAGGAGAACTCTGAGGCGCTGCAGCTCAACTTCCAGCAG AATGTGAACGACGCCATGACTGTGCTTTCAAAGCTGTCCACGGGGCTGGACGTGAACGTGCGCTTCACTGGCGTGTCAGACTTTGAGTACACCCCTGAATGCATAGTGTTCGACCTCCTCAGTATCCCGCTGTACCACGGCTGGCTGGTGGACCCTCAG AGCGCTGAAACTGTCCAGGCTGTCGGCAAACTGAGCTACAACCAATTAGTGGAGAAGATCATCACCTGCAAACACTCGAGTGACCCCAACCATGTGACAGAAG gtCTCCTGGCAGAGCAGTATCTGGAGTCATCAGCAGCGCAGCTAACCTACCATGGACTGTGCGAGCTGATGGCGGCTGTGAAGGAGGGCGAGCTCAGCGTCTTTTTCCGGAATAACCATTTCAGCACGCTAATAAAGCACAAG GGCCACCTGTACTTGCTGGTCACAGACCAGGGCTTtctacaggaggagaaggtgatctGGGAGAGTCTGCACAATGTGGAGGGGGATAGTAGCTTCTGTGACTCTGACTTCCACCTCACTCAGCACCTGGAGAAAGATGCAGCGTACAGCTCCCCGCAGCAGCGACAGGTGGATCAG GATTACATGATCGCGCTGTCATTACAGCAGCAGCAACAGGGACCTCTGCCCATGAGTGATCTCGAGCTGGCGCGGCAGCTGCAGAAAGAGGAGTATCAGCAGCAGCTGCCGCCGGCCCAGGCGCCACCACAGTCTCCGCAGCAG GCGAGGCCTCAATCCTCTGGACGACCAGCCTCAGAGCGGCGGCAGAGACAGAAGGAATCGGACTGCGTCCTGCTATAG